One stretch of Acomys russatus unplaced genomic scaffold, mAcoRus1.1, whole genome shotgun sequence DNA includes these proteins:
- the LOC127186239 gene encoding olfactory receptor 13A1-like, with translation MASPNETVVTEFVLQGFSEHPSLRLFLMGCFLSLYTMAITGNIVIIALVTSSTGLHSPMYFFLCNLATMDIICTSSVLPKALVGLVSEENTISFKGCMAQLFFLVWSGSSELLLLTVMAYDRYVAICCPLHYSSRMSPQLCGALAMGVWSICALNASINTGLMTRLSFCGPKVITHFFCEIPPLLLLSCSPTYVNSIMTLVADAFYGGINFALTLLSYGCIIASILRMRSAEGKRKAFSTCSSHLIVVSVYYSSVFCAYISPASSYSPERSKVTSVLYSVLSPTLNPSSIH, from the coding sequence ATGGCCAGTCCCAATGAGACAGTAGTGACAGAGTTTGTGCTACAAGGCTTTTCAGAGCACCCCAGCCTAAGACTGTTCCTAATGGGCTGCTTCCTGTCCCTCTACACAATGGCTATAACAGGCAACATTGTGATCATTGCTTTGGTCACCTCCAGCACTGGGCTCCACAGtcccatgtactttttcctctGTAATCTGGCCACCATGGATATTATCTGCACCTCCTCTGTGCTGCCCAAGGCGCTGGTTGGCCTAGTCTCTGAGGAAAACACCATCTCCTTCAAGGGATGCATGGCCCAGCTCTTCTTCCTTGTCTGGTCTGGAtcctctgagctgctgctgctcacagtcatggcctatgaccgctatgtggccatctgctgtCCCCTACATTACAGCTCTAGGATGAGCCCACAGCTGTGTGGGGCCCTGGCCATGGGTGTGTGGTCCATCTGTGCACTGAATGCATCTATCAACACTGGCCTGATGACACGACTGTCATTCTGTGGTCCCAAGGTCATCACCCACTTCTTCTGTGAGatcccccctctccttctgctCTCCTGTAGCCCCACATATGTAAATAGCATTATGACTCTTGTGGCAGATGCCTTTTATGGAGGCATCAACTTCGCGCTCACCTTGCTATCCTATGGCTGCATCATCGCCAGCATCCTGCGCATGCGCTCTGCTGAGGGCAAGAGGAAGGCTTTTTCTACCTGCTCATCCCACCTCATCGTGGTGTCTGTGTACTACTCGTCTGTGTTCTGTGCCTATATCAGTCCTGCTTCTAGCTACAGCCCAGAAAGAAGCAAAGTGACTTCGGTGCTCTACTCGGTCCTCAGCCCAACCCTAAACCCCTCATCTATACACTGA